A genomic segment from Dermatobacter hominis encodes:
- a CDS encoding SpoIIAA family protein, protein MITQLDDLPDGVIGFSYSGEVHAADYESVMFPVVDAAAKAGPLRIVVVFEDFRKMSSGASWEDLKMGTEHLRGWKRIAVVTDLDWMDHLVAVFGWMSPGKVRTFPLAEREQAVAWVAADD, encoded by the coding sequence ATGATCACCCAGCTCGACGACCTGCCCGACGGCGTCATCGGCTTCTCGTACTCCGGCGAGGTCCACGCCGCCGACTACGAGTCGGTCATGTTCCCCGTGGTCGACGCTGCGGCGAAGGCCGGCCCGCTCCGCATCGTCGTGGTGTTCGAGGACTTCCGGAAGATGTCGTCGGGCGCCTCGTGGGAGGACCTCAAGATGGGCACCGAGCACCTGCGCGGCTGGAAGCGCATCGCCGTGGTGACCGACCTCGACTGGATGGACCACCTCGTCGCGGTCTTCGGCTGGATGAGCCCGGGCAAGGTGAGGACGTTCCCGCTCGCCGAGCGCGAGCAGGCGGTCGCCTGGGTCGCCGCCGACGACTGA
- a CDS encoding VOC family protein: MYNAITRSQLFVLDQDQAKDFYVDTLGMEVATDLDLGFMRWLTVRLPGDPGREILLERPGPPAMDEETAAQVRELVTKGAMGGWLSITTDDAQAAFETLKARGVDITDEPSPKPYGIDFGIRDPFGNAIRIGQMFDAEAPA, encoded by the coding sequence ATGTACAACGCCATCACACGTTCACAGCTGTTCGTCCTCGACCAGGACCAGGCCAAGGACTTCTACGTCGACACGCTCGGCATGGAGGTCGCGACCGATCTGGACCTCGGCTTCATGCGCTGGCTCACGGTCCGCCTCCCCGGCGACCCCGGCCGCGAGATCCTCCTCGAGCGGCCCGGGCCGCCGGCCATGGACGAGGAGACCGCAGCGCAGGTCCGGGAGCTCGTCACCAAGGGCGCCATGGGCGGCTGGCTCAGCATCACCACCGACGACGCACAGGCCGCGTTCGAGACGCTGAAGGCCCGCGGCGTCGACATCACCGACGAGCCGTCGCCCAAGCCCTACGGCATCGACTTCGGCATCCGCGACCCGTTCGGCAACGCGATCCGCATCGGCCAGATGTTCGACGCGGAGGCGCCGGCGTGA
- a CDS encoding helix-turn-helix domain-containing protein, which translates to MPDAAESNRRLLRARDAMDRDFALPLDVPSLASIACISEANFIRSFKATFGETPHRYLQRRRIERAMYLLRTTATSVTDVCMQCGFSSLGSFSRTFTDIVGETPTAFRDRGTIPAEVPSCFVRAWTRPSSQVDARTIAGERSSFGEAPAPEPSVP; encoded by the coding sequence GTGCCCGACGCCGCCGAGAGCAACCGCCGCCTGCTGCGGGCCCGCGACGCCATGGACCGGGACTTCGCGCTGCCGCTCGACGTGCCCTCGCTCGCGTCGATCGCCTGCATCTCCGAGGCGAACTTCATCCGCTCGTTCAAGGCGACGTTCGGCGAGACGCCGCACCGCTACCTCCAGCGCCGGCGGATCGAGCGGGCCATGTACCTGCTGCGGACGACCGCCACCAGCGTGACCGACGTCTGCATGCAGTGCGGCTTCTCCAGCCTCGGCAGCTTCAGCCGCACGTTCACCGACATCGTCGGCGAGACGCCCACGGCGTTCCGCGATCGCGGCACGATCCCGGCCGAGGTGCCGTCCTGCTTCGTGCGGGCCTGGACCCGACCGAGCTCACAGGTCGACGCCCGCACGATCGCCGGCGAACGGAGCAGTTTCGGAGAAGCCCCCGCCCCGGAGCCGTCCGTACCGTGA
- a CDS encoding 2-phosphosulfolactate phosphatase, with the protein MPDAPAYIPTSEVADVGGAVVAIDVLRAFTTAACAFGAGASEIWLVGGVAEALALADRLGGAVVMGEEHGRRPDGFDLSNSPVAASQADLDGRVVVQRTSAGTQGVVAARAADRLFAASLVCASATARAVDAAGLGAPTYVLTGWLTDRVDRGGEDDRATAELIERARRGEPLGVDGTASYVAATPEAERTLAVGEGHVHPDDVALAVDVDRFDFAMEVERRPLGLCLVRSVPG; encoded by the coding sequence GTGCCTGACGCCCCGGCGTACATCCCGACCTCGGAGGTCGCCGACGTCGGCGGCGCGGTCGTGGCGATCGACGTGCTGCGCGCCTTCACGACCGCGGCGTGCGCGTTCGGCGCCGGTGCGTCCGAGATCTGGCTCGTCGGCGGCGTCGCCGAGGCCCTGGCCCTCGCGGACCGCCTCGGTGGCGCGGTCGTGATGGGCGAGGAGCACGGGCGCCGGCCCGACGGCTTCGACCTGTCGAACTCGCCGGTCGCGGCCTCGCAGGCCGACCTCGACGGGCGCGTCGTCGTGCAGCGGACCTCGGCGGGCACCCAGGGCGTCGTCGCGGCGCGTGCCGCCGACCGGCTGTTCGCCGCGAGCCTCGTGTGCGCCTCGGCGACCGCCAGGGCGGTCGACGCGGCCGGCCTCGGCGCGCCCACCTACGTCCTGACCGGGTGGCTGACGGACCGCGTCGACCGCGGCGGCGAGGACGACCGGGCCACGGCCGAGCTCATCGAGCGGGCGCGGCGGGGCGAGCCGTTGGGCGTGGACGGCACCGCGTCCTACGTGGCCGCCACGCCCGAGGCCGAGCGGACGCTGGCCGTCGGCGAGGGGCACGTGCACCCCGACGACGTCGCGCTCGCGGTCGACGTCGACCGCTTCGACTTCGCGATGGAGGTCGAGCGCCGGCCGCTCGGCCTGTGCCTCGTCCGATCGGTCCCGGGCTGA
- a CDS encoding histidine phosphatase family protein has product MTILRYVTHAEVEVDLSVPVARWGLSSTGRARVVAMLDQPWVPGVGRIVSSDETKAVETARILADHLGLSVEVRPGTGENDRTATGFLPPDEFEATADRFFAAPRRSVRGWERAADAQGRIVAALQDLLDAPSHASTVVVGHGGVGTLWWCWLAHEPISRRHDQPGQGHRFTVDVDRRAVLDRWRPIDEIDDAG; this is encoded by the coding sequence GTGACCATCCTCCGCTACGTCACCCACGCAGAGGTCGAGGTCGACCTGTCCGTCCCCGTCGCCCGCTGGGGCCTGAGCTCGACGGGCCGGGCCCGGGTGGTCGCCATGCTCGACCAGCCCTGGGTGCCCGGGGTCGGGCGGATCGTGAGCAGCGACGAGACGAAGGCGGTCGAGACCGCACGGATCCTGGCCGACCACCTCGGGCTCTCCGTCGAGGTCCGACCCGGAACCGGCGAGAACGACCGCACCGCCACCGGGTTCCTGCCGCCCGACGAGTTCGAGGCGACCGCCGACCGCTTCTTCGCGGCGCCGCGCCGGTCCGTCCGGGGCTGGGAGCGGGCGGCCGACGCCCAGGGCCGGATCGTCGCCGCCCTGCAGGACCTGCTCGACGCCCCGTCCCACGCCAGCACGGTCGTGGTCGGCCACGGCGGCGTCGGCACGCTCTGGTGGTGCTGGTTGGCCCACGAGCCGATCTCGCGCCGGCACGACCAGCCGGGCCAGGGCCACCGGTTCACCGTCGACGTCGACCGTCGCGCCGTGCTGGACCGCTGGCGTCCCATCGACGAGATCGACGACGCCGGCTGA
- a CDS encoding potassium channel family protein, with the protein MSGDDAAASAATTTTTPTPRDDQPHIDRFGALLVLTTVTIVLMTLIDLPKQIDSAEAVLSSFTENALIGATFILALRASGISRRWRRVGTGLVVLALVATTLVYVVALTIETDRPLNARIPSIVFVALALVMPIAVARRLLQHRRVTLNTVLGAVSAYLLIALGFALLYLSVAALDGNDFFGQPEPSSSFMYYSLTTVTTIGLGDLTPATKLGHLLTGAEGVVGQVYLVTFVAMIVALYVTHRSEDAGDPSDGTGADDAAAGSRPA; encoded by the coding sequence ATGTCCGGCGACGACGCCGCGGCGAGCGCCGCGACCACCACCACGACCCCGACGCCCCGGGACGACCAGCCGCACATCGACCGGTTCGGCGCGCTCCTGGTCCTCACCACCGTGACGATCGTGCTGATGACGTTGATCGACCTCCCCAAGCAGATCGACAGTGCCGAGGCCGTGCTGTCGTCGTTCACCGAGAACGCGCTGATCGGTGCGACGTTCATCCTCGCCCTGCGGGCGTCGGGGATCTCACGGCGCTGGCGGCGCGTGGGAACGGGCCTGGTGGTGTTGGCCCTGGTCGCGACGACGCTCGTCTACGTCGTCGCGCTGACCATCGAGACCGACCGACCGCTCAACGCGCGCATCCCCTCGATCGTGTTCGTCGCGCTCGCGCTCGTGATGCCGATCGCCGTCGCCCGCCGGTTGCTGCAGCACCGTCGGGTCACGTTGAACACAGTGCTCGGCGCGGTCTCCGCGTACCTGCTGATCGCGCTGGGGTTCGCCCTGCTGTACCTGTCGGTCGCCGCGCTCGACGGGAACGACTTCTTCGGCCAGCCGGAGCCCAGCTCGTCGTTCATGTACTACAGCCTCACGACGGTCACGACCATCGGCCTGGGCGACCTCACCCCCGCGACCAAGCTCGGCCACCTGCTCACCGGCGCCGAGGGGGTCGTGGGCCAGGTGTACCTGGTGACGTTCGTGGCCATGATCGTCGCCCTCTACGTGACGCACCGCAGCGAGGACGCGGGCGACCCGAGCGACGGGACCGGCGCGGACGACGCCGCGGCGGGCTCGCGACCCGCCTGA
- a CDS encoding alpha/beta fold hydrolase translates to MGSTSFERRSISIHGHEVSYRTGGEGPVLLLVHGMAGSSSTWRSVWDDLTARCTVVAPDLPGHGRTDKPRGDYSLGAQASFLRDLLVALGHDRATVVGTSLGGGIALQFSYQYPERLERLVLVGAGGLGEEVTPILRLIAVPGTDLLFPALFQPVFRDAARTVGGWFGRIGLKPAAATDEMFRAYASLVDPETRTAFIHTLRSVVDSRGQRVSAHDRLYLASDVPTLIVWGEKDPIIPVSHGHAAHEAMPGSRLEIIPGVGHFPQVEDPRRFAEVVLDLVEGTEPARLDTADLSSRLVGAP, encoded by the coding sequence ATGGGCAGCACGTCGTTCGAACGGCGGTCGATCAGCATCCACGGCCACGAGGTCTCGTACCGCACCGGCGGCGAGGGTCCGGTGCTCCTGCTGGTCCACGGCATGGCGGGCAGCTCGTCCACGTGGCGCAGCGTCTGGGACGACCTCACCGCGCGGTGCACGGTCGTGGCGCCCGACCTGCCCGGGCACGGTCGCACGGACAAGCCGCGTGGCGACTACTCGCTCGGTGCGCAGGCGAGCTTCCTCCGCGACCTGCTCGTCGCCCTCGGCCACGACCGGGCGACGGTCGTCGGCACCTCGCTCGGCGGCGGCATCGCCCTGCAGTTCAGCTACCAGTACCCCGAGCGCCTCGAGCGCCTGGTGCTGGTGGGCGCCGGCGGCCTGGGCGAGGAGGTCACGCCCATCCTGCGGCTGATCGCCGTCCCGGGCACCGACCTGCTGTTCCCGGCGCTGTTCCAGCCCGTCTTCCGGGATGCGGCCCGGACGGTGGGCGGTTGGTTCGGGCGGATCGGCCTCAAGCCGGCCGCGGCCACCGACGAGATGTTCCGGGCCTACGCCTCGCTCGTCGACCCCGAGACCCGCACCGCCTTCATCCACACGCTCCGCAGCGTGGTCGACAGCCGGGGACAGCGCGTCAGCGCCCACGACCGCCTGTACCTGGCGAGCGACGTGCCCACGCTGATCGTGTGGGGCGAGAAGGACCCGATCATCCCGGTCAGCCACGGCCACGCCGCGCATGAGGCCATGCCCGGCAGCCGGCTCGAGATCATCCCCGGCGTCGGGCACTTCCCGCAGGTCGAGGACCCCCGGCGCTTCGCCGAGGTCGTGCTCGACCTCGTCGAGGGCACCGAGCCCGCCCGTCTCGACACCGCCGACCTGTCGAGCCGCCTCGTCGGCGCCCCCTGA